The Balaenoptera musculus isolate JJ_BM4_2016_0621 chromosome 6, mBalMus1.pri.v3, whole genome shotgun sequence nucleotide sequence CCACAGCTTTGTGGCCGGCGACGTGGTGCTGATCCAGCCCGAGAACACGGCCAGCCACGTCCAGCAGTTCTGCCAGGTGCTGGGCCTGGACCCTGACCAGCACTTCACGCTGCAGCCCCGGGAGCTGGGTAAGCCCCAGCCGCCGCTGCTGCCACCTGTGCGCTGTGccctcttctgtgtccccagcCCCCGGGATGCCCCCACCCCGCGTCAccagccacccccagcctcccgTTCCCCACTGCAGGTGTCCTCTGCCCCGCGcggctgccccagccctgctccatTCAGCGCCTCGTGTCCCAGTACCTGGACATCGCCAGCGTCCCCCGCCGCTCCTTCTTCGAGCTCTTGGCCTGCCTCTCCTGCCATGAGCTGGAGCGGGAGAAGCTGCTGGAGCTCAGCTCGGCCCAGGGCCAGGAGGATCTGTGCGAGTACTGCACCCGGCCCCGCAGGACGGTCCTGGAGGTGCGGGCAGGGGCGGGTGGGCGGGCGGGCGGTTGTGGCCGTCCAGCCGCAGCCCTCCTGAGGCTGTCTCTGCCAGGTGCTGTGCGACTTCCCACACACGGCTGGCGCCATCCCCCCGGACTACCTGTTGGACCTCATTCCCCTGATCCGGCCGCGGGCCTTCTCCATTGCCTCTTCTCTGCTGGTGAGGGGCCGGCCTCGGGATAGCCGGGCCTGGGGCCACCAGGGTGGGCAGCGGGGCCCTGCGTGAGGGCTCTGGGCCTCCTCCAACCCTCACCGGCCACCGGGACCAGCCGGGGGAAGTGGCTGGAGCCTGAAGCAGGGCAGGGTAcccactgtcccctcccccaggctcacCCCTCCAGGCTGCAGATTCTCGTGGCAGTGGTGCAGTACCAGACACGCCTCAAGGAGCCCCGCCGGGGCCTCTGCTCCAACTGGCTGGCGTCTCTGGACCCCGGGCAAGGTGACCCTGGCTCTCTGGGGCGGGGGGCTGTGCGCAGGGCCCCGTTCCCCCGCGTGCACCACAGCCAGTCCTGGGCTAGGGCCCTGGGCCTCCGAGCTGCTTCACGCCGCCTGCCTCCCGCGATAGGACCTGTTCGGGTGCCCCTGTGGGTGCGGCCTGGGGGCCTGACGTTCCCAAAGACACCAGACACGCCTGTGATCGTGGTGGGGCCGGGCACTGGCGTGGCCCCCTTCCGAGCAGCCATCCAGGAGCGAGTGGCCCAGGGCGAGGCCGGTGAGCACAGGGTCTCGGGTGGGGCGGCGGCTGGGCTGCACCTCGAGGGCCCGAGTCCTGGCTCAAGGCCCCCGCGCTTCCCCAGGGAACGTCTTGTTCTTCGGCTGCCGCCAGCGGGACCAGGACTTCTACTGGGAGGCCGAGTGGACGGAGCTGCAGACACGGGGCTGCCTGACTCTCGTCACGGCCTTCTCCCGGGAGCAGGTGGgtgttggggggcggggagggacgCGGGGGGCGCAGACTCACCGCCTCGCCCTGCCCTGCAGGAGCAGAAGGTGTACGTGCAGCACCGGCTCCGGGAGCTCGGGCCGCTGGTGTGGGGGCTGCTGGATCTCCGGGGCGCTCACTTCTACCTGGCGGGGTGAGCCCGGGCGCAGGTCGTGGCGGGGGGCCAGCCCCCTGGGGACTCCGCCCGTGCTGAGCCCTAGCCTGCCTCTCCCTCCAGCAACGCCAAGTACATGCCGGCTGATGTGTCGGACGCCCTGACGTCCATCTTCCAGGAGGAGGGCGGGCTCTCCGGCCCTGCCGCGGCCGCCTACCTCGCCAGGCTCCAGCGGACCCTGCGTTTCCAGACTGAGACGTGGGCCTGAGGAGCCGTCCCGCCGTTGGCCGCAGCCACTCTGACTGCTGCTCTCTGGAGGCCACTGTTACCTCTCTCCCTGTCCAGTCCCAGCTGGGAGGACAGTCCGCTCTCCTTCCTGCACAGTCCCCAAGCAGCAGGAGGAGACCCCCAGGCAGCCCCCACCTTACAGCCTGAGCAATAAAGGATGGGCTCTGGGTGGCCGCTTCTTACCTGCTCTTCCTTGTGCCGTGGTGCTTCTCAGGTGGTGGGTGGGCCCACAGCTCGTCCCGATGGAATAGCCCGCCCTGCTGGGCACGAGGGCACCGTTGCTCAGCCCCACACCTCGGTGCCCGATTCTCACGCGGTGGGTGCCCGCTGTTTGCCCACCTTGTACAAGCTCTGCCCTGGCCCTGACGGCCCGGTAGGGGGAGGCCTGGAGAGTCACCCGGCAAGGCTGGCATCGACCatcccctcccagcccagggcagagcagcccagggccctgggagggagggggcgcggcctcgggcgggaggggaggggcgtgGCCCAGGCCGGTGGGGGAGGGACGTGTATGTGGTGTCCCCGCCCCGGGAGTGGAATTCCTGCTGGAGGAGTTAGGCTGGCCTGCCCACAGCGCCGCCGCCTAGATTACAGCTGGCTGACACAGGGATCGCTGCGGCTGGGCCTGGCAGACCCTCTTGGGGACGGGACGGCACGCTGGGCCCAGGAGCTGCCCGGAGCTGGCACGGCTATTGGGGCCCGAGTGAAGTTTACTCTGAGTAGGGCCTGGAGCCACGAGGAGGTGACAGTTGCTGCCAGGTCAGTGCCAGGCCGTGCCCCAGCCCCAGAGGGCCACACTGACCTTCACAGCCCCAGCCTCCCCCGTCGCCGCCCTGGGGTCCCCACCCACCCGTCCCGACCCCTGCCCTGGAGTCACCGCCCCTGAACTGTGCCCTGGGGCCCCCACTTATGGCCCTGCTGACCTCAGCTCTCGGCTCACCAGTCCGCCTTTGGCCTCCCTGGGCCCTGAGCGCCTGGACCCACTGCGCCAAGTGCTGGTAGATGATGGGTCGGACAGCGGGGCCCTTGGGAGCCCCCAGGGTCCCAGGACTCCGGACAGTGAAGCCCTGCTGGGGGCCGCAGCCACGGCCCGCCCCTGGGCCGGGCCCAcagaggacgaggaggaggagcgggaggaggaggagtgccCCATCTGCACAGAGCCCTACGGGCCCGGGGAGCACCGCCTCGCCCTGCTGAACTGCGGCCACGGCCTGTGTGCGGGCTGCCTGCACCGGCTGCTGGGTGCAACCCCCAGTGCTGACCTGGGCCGGGTGTGCTGCCCTCTGTGTCGCCAGAAAACACCCATGCTCGAGTGGGCGATCTGCCGGCTGCAGGAGGAGCTGCTACAGGCCGATGGGCCCCAGCGCCCTGCGCCCGCTGCCCTCCCCGTGCCCCCCCGCCGGGGCTCCGGGCCCTGGGCCTCCCTAGAGCACCGCTACCAGCTGCGCTTCCTGCCGGGGCCTGTGGGCAGCCGAGGCTGCCTGCCCTTCCTGCCCTGCCCGCCCTGCCTGGGCTCCCGGCTCTGGGCCCTGCGGGAACGGGGGCCCTGCGCCCGCCGCCTGGCGCTGCTGGGCCTGCTGGCCCTCGAGTTGCTGGGCCTGCTGCTCATCTTCGCACCGCTCATGCtgctggggctgctcttcgtgCTGCTGGACAGCTCCCGCCGCTAAGCAGAGCCCGTCACGTCTGCCACCAGCACGGCCCGGGTCTGGGACAGCCATGGCCGCCAGCGGACAGGAGGCCCAGGCTGGCCCAAGCCTTGGTGCCATGGGGCCTTGGGAGCACCTTGCCCTGAGGCCCGATGACCAGGCTGAAGAAGGACCCAAGGTTGACCGGGGTACTAGCCTTCAACCAAGACCCAGGACCCAGGCAGGGCCACCCAGGAGCCTGTGTTCAGCATCTGACCCAGCCAGAGACTCCAGACTGCCCTGCTGCCCGGACATGAGCCACTGGTGCCCAGGACAGCACTGGAGGAGGTCTGTGACCAGGGCCCCAAGTGCCCCTTGATGGACAGAGAGGCCCCACACTGCTGCTGGGCTGTCTCCGCCCTCCCGCCTGGCCTGCCTGCAGGAGGGGGACGGGACGGGTGCAATGGACACGAAAGTGAACAGAGGCCTGAGTCCTTGGAGTGGgcggagccctgggctggggctgcaggccCCCCACCTGCCCACGTTCCAGATAAGGGCCAGCGTGTGTTCCCTGAAGGTCAGGGTAACCGAGGGGAGGGCCCCTGCCGCACAGGCCCAGCCCACAAAGGGCCTGCTCACCTGGCCAGTCAGGATCCGAGTGGCGGCCCTGAGCAGCCCGAGGGTCAGCACATGCCCCTCAGCTTCAAGGGACGTGGGCCCAGCCAGGTCCTGGAgacacagagcaccaagctgggCCCCAGTTCTGCCCCTGCCTCCTCTGTGACCTCCCATCGTGGAGCTGGGGCCTTTATCTGAAGGACAGGCGCCGTCACAGCACCACCTCCTGGGCTCGTTGGTGACATGCTGAGCCCTGTGCCCAGCGCGCGAGGTGGCTCTCGGTAATAAACGGTAGCTGCTGCTGATACTGTTGTTGCTACATCGCTGTCATCTTTACCCTGCCTTCACCAACCAGGCGACAAAGTTCCTTCTCCAAATCCAGGTCGTCCCACTGCCAGACAGGAGGCCCTCCGGTCCTCATACCTGATCGTGACTGCGGCCAGCCTTTGTCCCAACCCCAGCCCAGGCTGGCCCCAAGGCCATTCTCACACAACCTCAGAGGGTCAGGTAGGCACCAGGGGCCAGCTGGACTGACTTGTCCCCCCGTTGGCTGCACTCACATCCAGTGGCCAGTGCAGAGGAAGCGTCCTCCCTTTGCCCAGCTGGGCCTGCTTTGCACACCTGCCCCCACAGTCCTGCCTGGCACATACAGGAGGCTGGCTCCACACAGAGGTATGAGGCGTTcacacgcgtgcgcacacacacacacacacacacacacacacacacacacacacacacacacacacacacacacacacacacacacacacacacacacacagtcaggcCCAGCCCTCCTGAGCAGCGTGCCTGGACCAGACTGGCCCCCAGCGAGCAGACCAGGCTGACCCCAAACAGCGCTGGGCCTCCCTCTGGCTGCTCCAGCCTGGACCCTGTCGGGGCTGCAGCCCTGGGTGCCCACCCTGGCCCAGGCCTGTGCGCAGGCCTAGGCTTCAGTCCAGGGAACGAGGTGCAGACTTTGGCAGAGTTTTAATGGCAAAGTTGGCTGCAGCGACAGTGCCACGTGGGTGGGGGCCAGAAGCTGTGGTGGGCAAGGGGTCAGTGGGCAACAGGGCAGGGCCAGATCCCTGAAGAAGCAGCGAGCGAGGACTGGTGGGCGgtggcgggcgggcgggcgctaCATGATGGAGCAGGCAGACAGCGGGTTCCGCACGTGGCAGGTGCACGCGGCCCCGCAGTACTGCCGGAAGGTCTGGTAGCAGCTGCCCTCAGGCTCGCCCCCCCACTGGCCACCGGACGGAGCGGTCAGTGCCTCGGGTGGCAGGCGGCTCAAGATGGACGTGTTGACGGCCAGCGCAGCCAGGCCGTAGTCAGTGAAGAGCACAGTCTCGCGGCGGCACGTGGGACAGGAGATGAACTTGTACTTGGGGCAAGACTCGTAGAGAATCTGCAAGCACTGCTCACACACAGAGTGCAGGCAGGACAGCACGCGGGGCCGCCGCTGCGTGACGTTGTACGTGTGCCCGCAGGTGGGGCACTCCAGAGGCTCTCCTGcagccgctgccgctgccgctgccgcggAGGCCCCTGAGGCCGCAGGGCCAGGCCGAATCACGTACTGATTCACGATGACCTCGTCCGCCGGCGCCACTCGGGGGAAGCCCAGCTCCGCGCTGCCCTTGCGGGGCCGACGTGGCAGTGGCGGGGTGCAGGGCGCCCCTTCCAAGGCAGGCATGTCCCCCCCACAGGCCTGGTTGACGATGATCTCTGTGTCTGAGGGCCAGGCTCTCTTGGGTGCCAGAGCGGGGGTGGGCCGGGGTGCAGGTGGGAAGCAGGGGGCGGCCACCTGCAGCTCGGGGAACTTCTCAGGGTGGACCATCTTCATGGCCTCCATCTTGAGGATGACATGGGGGCCCTTCAGGCAGGACATGAGGAAGCCCGGCCAGCCACTGCCCACCTCGGGCCCAGGGTCAGCCGGCATCCGGCTGTCTCCAGTCAGACTGGGTGTTCGGGTGGGTGGGGGAGTTGGGTGGggccgggggggaggggagggggcagcatcCTGGTCCCGCCAGGCCTGGTGGGGACCCTGGATGCCCTGTGGACTCCTGGGGGAG carries:
- the NDOR1 gene encoding NADPH-dependent diflavin oxidoreductase 1 isoform X5; amino-acid sequence: MQGSPGRTPMPNTRLLVLFGSQTGTAQDVSERLSREAWRRELGCRVQALDSYPVVNLINEPLVIFVCATTGQGEPPDNMKNFWRFIFRRNLPSTSLCQMDFAVLGLGDSSYAKFNFVAKKLHRRLLQLGGSALLPVCLGDDQHELGPDATIDPWLHDLWEKVLGPHPLPLDLSLTPPGVPWPSKFTLKFLQEVPSTCSEELCVTGTDPQGPPSELQPFLAPMVTNQRVTGPSHFQDVRLIEFDITGSGVSFPRALGVPHSFVAGDVVLIQPENTASHVQQFCQVLGLDPDQHFTLQPRELGVLCPARLPQPCSIQRLVSQYLDIASVPRRSFFELLACLSCHELEREKLLELSSAQGQEDLCEYCTRPRRTVLEVLCDFPHTAGAIPPDYLLDLIPLIRPRAFSIASSLLAHPSRLQILVAVVQYQTRLKEPRRGLCSNWLASLDPGQGPVRVPLWVRPGGLTFPKTPDTPVIVVGPGTGVAPFRAAIQERVAQGEAGNVLFFGCRQRDQDFYWEAEWTELQTRGCLTLVTAFSREQQRQVHAG
- the NDOR1 gene encoding NADPH-dependent diflavin oxidoreductase 1 isoform X4 → MQGSPGRTPMPNTRLLVLFGSQTGTAQDVSERLSREAWRRELGCRVQALDSYPVVNLINEPLVIFVCATTGQGEPPDNMKNFWRFIFRRNLPSTSLCQMDFAVLGLGDSSYAKFNFVAKKLHRRLLQLGGSALLPVCLGDDQHELGPDATIDPWLHDLWEKVLGPHPLPLDLSLTPPGVPWPSKFTLKFLQEVPSTCSEELCVTGTDPQGPPSELQPFLAPMVTNQRVTGPSHFQDVRLIEFDITGSGVSFPRALGVPHSFVAGDVVLIQPENTASHVQQFCQVLGLDPDQHFTLQPRELGVLCPARLPQPCSIQRLVSQYLDIASVPRRSFFELLACLSCHELEREKLLELSSAQGQEDLCEYCTRPRRTVLEVLCDFPHTAGAIPPDYLLDLIPLIRPRAFSIASSLLAHPSRLQILVAVVQYQTRLKEPRRGLCSNWLASLDPGQGNVLFFGCRQRDQDFYWEAEWTELQTRGCLTLVTAFSREQEQKVYVQHRLRELGPLVWGLLDLRGAHFYLAGNAKYMPADVSDALTSIFQEEGGLSGPAAAAYLARLQRTLRFQTETWA
- the NDOR1 gene encoding NADPH-dependent diflavin oxidoreductase 1 isoform X1; its protein translation is MQGSPGRTPMPNTRLLVLFGSQTGTAQDVSERLSREAWRRELGCRVQALDSYPVVNLINEPLVIFVCATTGQGEPPDNMKNFWRFIFRRNLPSTSLCQMDFAVLGLGDSSYAKFNFVAKKLHRRLLQLGGSALLPVCLGDDQHELGPDATIDPWLHDLWEKVLGPHPLPLDLSLTPPGVPWPSKFTLKFLQEVPSTCSEELCVTGTDPQGPPSELQPFLAPMVTNQRVTGPSHFQDVRLIEFDITGSGVSFPRALGVPHSFVAGDVVLIQPENTASHVQQFCQVLGLDPDQHFTLQPRELGVLCPARLPQPCSIQRLVSQYLDIASVPRRSFFELLACLSCHELEREKLLELSSAQGQEDLCEYCTRPRRTVLEVLCDFPHTAGAIPPDYLLDLIPLIRPRAFSIASSLLAHPSRLQILVAVVQYQTRLKEPRRGLCSNWLASLDPGQGPVRVPLWVRPGGLTFPKTPDTPVIVVGPGTGVAPFRAAIQERVAQGEAGNVLFFGCRQRDQDFYWEAEWTELQTRGCLTLVTAFSREQEQKVYVQHRLRELGPLVWGLLDLRGAHFYLAGNAKYMPADVSDALTSIFQEEGGLSGPAAAAYLARLQRTLRFQTETWA
- the LOC118896895 gene encoding uncharacterized protein LOC118896895 is translated as MGSGWPLLTCSSLCRGASQVVGGPTARPDGIARPAGHEGTVAQPHTSVPDSHAVGARCLPTLYKLCPGPDGPVGGGLESHPARLASTIPSQPRAEQPRALGGRGRGLGREGRGVAQAGGGGTCMWCPRPGSGIPAGGVRLACPQRRRLDYSWLTQGSLRLGLADPLGDGTARWAQELPGAGTAIGARVKFTLSRAWSHEEVTVAASPPLASLGPERLDPLRQVLVDDGSDSGALGSPQGPRTPDSEALLGAAATARPWAGPTEDEEEEREEEECPICTEPYGPGEHRLALLNCGHGLCAGCLHRLLGATPSADLGRVCCPLCRQKTPMLEWAICRLQEELLQADGPQRPAPAALPVPPRRGSGPWASLEHRYQLRFLPGPVGSRGCLPFLPCPPCLGSRLWALRERGPCARRLALLGLLALELLGLLLIFAPLMLLGLLFVLLDSSRR
- the NDOR1 gene encoding NADPH-dependent diflavin oxidoreductase 1 isoform X7; this encodes MQGSPGRTPMPNTRLLVLFGSQTGTAQDVSERLSREAWRRELGCRVQALDSYPVVNLINEPLVIFVCATTGQGEPPDNMKNFWRFIFRRNLPSTSLCQMDFAVLGLGDSSYAKFNFVAKKLHRRLLQLGGSALLPVCLGDDQHELGPDATIDPWLHDLWEKVLGPHPLPLDLSLTPPGVPWPSKFTLKFLQEVPSTCSEELCVTGTDPQGPPSELQPFLAPMVTNQRVTGPSHFQDVRLIEFDITGSGVSFPRALGVPHSFVAGDVVLIQPENTASHVQQFCQVLGLDPDQHFTLQPRELGVLCPARLPQPCSIQRLVSQYLDIASVPRRSFFELLACLSCHELEREKLLELSSAQGQEDLCEYCTRPRRTVLEAADSRGSGAVPDTPQGAPPGPLLQLAGVSGPRARTCSGAPVGAAWGPDVPKDTRHACDRGGAGHWRGPLPSSHPGASGPGRGRERLVLRLPPAGPGLLLGGRVDGAADTGLPDSRHGLLPGAGAEGVRAAPAPGARAAGVGAAGSPGRSLLPGGQRQVHAG
- the RNF208 gene encoding RING finger protein 208: MPADPGPEVGSGWPGFLMSCLKGPHVILKMEAMKMVHPEKFPELQVAAPCFPPAPRPTPALAPKRAWPSDTEIIVNQACGGDMPALEGAPCTPPLPRRPRKGSAELGFPRVAPADEVIVNQYVIRPGPAASGASAAAAAAAAAGEPLECPTCGHTYNVTQRRPRVLSCLHSVCEQCLQILYESCPKYKFISCPTCRRETVLFTDYGLAALAVNTSILSRLPPEALTAPSGGQWGGEPEGSCYQTFRQYCGAACTCHVRNPLSACSIM
- the NDOR1 gene encoding NADPH-dependent diflavin oxidoreductase 1 isoform X3, encoding MQGSPGRTPMPNTRLLVLFGSQTGTAQDVSERLSREAWRRELGCRVQALDSYPVVNLINEPLVIFVCATTGQGEPPDNMKNFWRFIFRRNLPSTSLCQMDFAVLGLGDSSYAKFNFVAKKLHRRLLQLGGSALLPVCLGDDQHELGPDATIDPWLHDLWEKVLGPHPLPLDLSLTPPGVPWPSKFTLKFLQEVPSTCSEELCVTGTDPQGPPSELQPFLAPMVTNQRVTGPSHFQDVRLIEFDITGSGVSFVAGDVVLIQPENTASHVQQFCQVLGLDPDQHFTLQPRELGVLCPARLPQPCSIQRLVSQYLDIASVPRRSFFELLACLSCHELEREKLLELSSAQGQEDLCEYCTRPRRTVLEVLCDFPHTAGAIPPDYLLDLIPLIRPRAFSIASSLLAHPSRLQILVAVVQYQTRLKEPRRGLCSNWLASLDPGQGPVRVPLWVRPGGLTFPKTPDTPVIVVGPGTGVAPFRAAIQERVAQGEAGNVLFFGCRQRDQDFYWEAEWTELQTRGCLTLVTAFSREQEQKVYVQHRLRELGPLVWGLLDLRGAHFYLAGNAKYMPADVSDALTSIFQEEGGLSGPAAAAYLARLQRTLRFQTETWA
- the NDOR1 gene encoding NADPH-dependent diflavin oxidoreductase 1 isoform X6 — its product is MKNFWRFIFRRNLPSTSLCQMDFAVLGLGDSSYAKFNFVAKKLHRRLLQLGGSALLPVCLGDDQHELGPDATIDPWLHDLWEKVLGPHPLPLDLSLTPPGVPWPSKFTLKFLQEVPSTCSEELCVTGTDPQGPPSELQPFLAPMVTNQRVTGPSHFQDVRLIEFDITGSGVSFPRALGVPHSFVAGDVVLIQPENTASHVQQFCQVLGLDPDQHFTLQPRELGVLCPARLPQPCSIQRLVSQYLDIASVPRRSFFELLACLSCHELEREKLLELSSAQGQEDLCEYCTRPRRTVLEVLCDFPHTAGAIPPDYLLDLIPLIRPRAFSIASSLLAHPSRLQILVAVVQYQTRLKEPRRGLCSNWLASLDPGQGPVRVPLWVRPGGLTFPKTPDTPVIVVGPGTGVAPFRAAIQERVAQGEAGNVLFFGCRQRDQDFYWEAEWTELQTRGCLTLVTAFSREQEQKVYVQHRLRELGPLVWGLLDLRGAHFYLAGNAKYMPADVSDALTSIFQEEGGLSGPAAAAYLARLQRTLRFQTETWA
- the NDOR1 gene encoding NADPH-dependent diflavin oxidoreductase 1 isoform X2 produces the protein MQGSPGRTPMPNTRLLVLFGSQTGTAQDVSERLSREAWRRELGCRVQALDSYPVVNLINEPLVIFVCATTGQGEPPDNMKNFWRFIFRRNLPSTSLCQMDFAVLGLGDSSYAKFNFVAKKLHRRLLQLGGSALLPVCLGDDQHELGPDATIDPWLHDLWEKVLGPHPLPLDLSLTPPGVPWPSKFTLKFLQEVPSTCSEELCVTGTDPQGPPSELQPFLAPMVTNQRVTGPSHFQDVRLIEFDITGSGVRALGVPHSFVAGDVVLIQPENTASHVQQFCQVLGLDPDQHFTLQPRELGVLCPARLPQPCSIQRLVSQYLDIASVPRRSFFELLACLSCHELEREKLLELSSAQGQEDLCEYCTRPRRTVLEVLCDFPHTAGAIPPDYLLDLIPLIRPRAFSIASSLLAHPSRLQILVAVVQYQTRLKEPRRGLCSNWLASLDPGQGPVRVPLWVRPGGLTFPKTPDTPVIVVGPGTGVAPFRAAIQERVAQGEAGNVLFFGCRQRDQDFYWEAEWTELQTRGCLTLVTAFSREQEQKVYVQHRLRELGPLVWGLLDLRGAHFYLAGNAKYMPADVSDALTSIFQEEGGLSGPAAAAYLARLQRTLRFQTETWA